A genomic region of Pelodiscus sinensis isolate JC-2024 chromosome 1, ASM4963464v1, whole genome shotgun sequence contains the following coding sequences:
- the LOC102454132 gene encoding claudin-34, producing the protein MTSLVSTSHLQLAAFAFGTIGWILCTISMGLVEWRIWHVDNTTIISSGIAWVGIWKVCFISYLHVSSELKEQVCHKMNDYETSIPREIFVAQGLLLVAMVVGALGMASTIFALRSIYMGILYKTQIIRFFLAAGFLYLTASVCVLIPVSWNFYSVVHNQTISFPPSFYMPSCPVAQEVGGAIPVGIISVILLMMSATFSLSYRFPVTPNDGV; encoded by the coding sequence ATGACCTCTCTAGTCAGCACTTCTCACCTCCAGCTAGCTGCTTTTGCTTTTGGTACAATAGGCTGGATCTTATGCACTATTTCAATGGGACTCGTGGAATGGAGAATATGGCACGTGGACAACACCACCATCATCTCCTCTGGCATCGCATGGGTGGGCATATGGAAAGTTTGCTTCATCAGTTACCTCCATGTCTCCTCTGAACTTAAAGAACAGGTCTGTCATAAAATGAATGATTATGAGACCTCCATCCCCCGTGAAATTTTTGTTGCTCAGGGCCTCCTGCTGGTTGCCATGGTCGTCGGTGCACTGGGGATGGCTTCCACTATATTTGCTCTGAGGAGTATATACATGGGAATACTTTACAAAACACAGATCATCCGTTTTTTCCTAGCAGCTGGATTCTTGTACCTCACTGCAAGTGTTTGTGTCTTAATTCCAGTGAGTTGGAATTTCTATTCTGTAGTGCACAACCAAACTAtctcctttcccccttctttcTATATGCCCTCCTGCCCAGTGGCTCAGGAAGTTGGTGGGGCTATTCCTGTGGGGATCATATCTGTCATCCTGCTCATGATGAGTGCGactttttctctctcttacaGGTTTCCTGTCACCCCAAATGATGGGGTGTAA